A stretch of the Tolypothrix sp. NIES-4075 genome encodes the following:
- a CDS encoding phasin family protein, with translation MDNNNWVQQLLMVGIGTTSLVADKLKQVGDDLVKDGKLNPEQAKAVIDDIAQQLKSEQGNFEGNMQRQMRNMMQDLGVARQSEVDELRGRIDRLERQIRDLENKLWR, from the coding sequence ATGGACAACAACAATTGGGTGCAACAATTATTAATGGTTGGTATTGGTACAACCTCTTTGGTAGCAGACAAACTCAAGCAAGTGGGCGATGATTTGGTCAAAGATGGCAAGCTCAATCCCGAACAAGCCAAAGCGGTAATCGATGATATTGCACAGCAGTTAAAGTCCGAACAGGGCAACTTTGAAGGCAACATGCAACGGCAAATGCGAAATATGATGCAGGATTTGGGTGTTGCTCGCCAGTCAGAAGTGGACGAACTACGCGGTAGAATTGATCGTCTAGAGCGTCAAATTCGCGATTTAGAAAATAAGCTCTGGCGTTAG
- a CDS encoding AMP-binding protein: MSNHSRLISEMDVEPQPVRTPYISPAESFIKFYQTDIDQSITNRFEKQVNKYPNSIAVKSKISTLTYDQLNKNANRLARAILAQRGEGKEVIALLIEQGASFITGIFGVLKTGKIYVPIDPSIPVVRLTHILEDSQAVLVVTNNKNLAVACELTQNRCQILNIDDIDCSFSTDNLELLISPDTPAYIIYTSGSTGKPKGVLQNHRNALHNCMNNTNALCISPSDRLTLLHSCGVMGAMRGICNALLNGASIYPLNVKEEGLTSLVNWLLEEEITIYHSVATLYRQFVGILTAQEQFPKLRVLILGGESVLQRDIDLYKKHFSANCVAFVSLGSTETGTVRQFIVNKDTQIQGSTVPIGYPIEDMEILLLNEAGEEVACGEVGEIAIKSEYLALGYWQKPELTKAVFQLDPKGGSERIYYTGDLGRFQPDGCLVHMGRKDFQVKIRGFRIEVTEIEMALLSIDAIKEVAVIAREDIPGDKRLVAYIVLNQDSTLTNSELRHYLLPKLPDYMVPSAFVFLDALPLTPNNKLDRLALKAPDASKQDTQASFVAPRNDLERRLTQIWEEVLGMQPIGVTDNFFDLGGHSLAAISLFAQIENKFAKKLPLVTLFQSGTVEALAQTIQALSADNQTTSQSVATTQNKSTDTWSSLVKIQPNGSKPLLFCIHPLGGEILCYRDLARYLGSDQPVYGLQPQGLNGKPPLTKVEDMASLYIKEIQTIQPNGPYYLVGYSFGGILVFEMAQQLYRLGQEVGLLVMIDTCRPGYSQRLPFAKRIALHLDNLLQLRLAYIKQNAEGWSQWGKYMLKHKYKRYLTAARHLLNVVHRLPENDKHLEIIDANALALSEYSFQVYPDKLTLLRTDDKSRDEAVGIEYDPQFGWGDLIVGGLDIHYVPGSHNSLLYEPHVQVVAEKLKVCLDKAYTKFLSY, from the coding sequence ATGAGCAATCATTCGAGACTAATTTCTGAGATGGATGTAGAACCTCAACCTGTTCGCACCCCTTACATTAGCCCCGCAGAAAGCTTTATCAAATTTTACCAAACAGATATTGATCAATCAATCACAAATCGTTTTGAAAAACAAGTAAATAAATATCCCAACTCAATTGCTGTAAAAAGCAAGATTTCAACACTTACTTATGACCAGCTAAACAAAAATGCCAATCGTTTAGCACGAGCTATTCTAGCACAGCGAGGAGAAGGTAAAGAAGTAATCGCACTGTTAATAGAACAAGGTGCAAGTTTTATTACTGGCATTTTTGGGGTATTGAAGACCGGAAAAATTTATGTACCTATCGATCCTTCAATACCTGTTGTTAGACTCACCCACATTTTAGAAGATTCACAAGCCGTCTTGGTAGTGACTAACAATAAGAATCTAGCTGTAGCTTGTGAATTAACTCAAAATCGATGCCAAATATTAAACATAGACGATATTGATTGCAGTTTTTCAACTGATAATCTAGAGTTATTAATATCTCCTGATACTCCTGCTTATATTATTTATACTAGCGGCTCAACTGGTAAGCCAAAAGGAGTTTTGCAGAATCATCGCAACGCGCTGCACAACTGCATGAATAATACCAACGCTTTGTGTATCAGCCCAAGCGATCGCTTGACTCTTCTCCACTCCTGTGGTGTTATGGGAGCAATGAGAGGCATCTGTAACGCTTTGTTAAATGGTGCATCTATCTATCCTTTGAATGTCAAAGAAGAGGGATTGACCAGTTTAGTAAACTGGCTGCTTGAAGAAGAAATCACTATTTATCATTCAGTAGCGACTCTCTACCGCCAGTTTGTTGGTATTTTAACAGCACAAGAGCAGTTTCCCAAACTTCGCGTACTCATATTAGGTGGTGAGTCTGTCTTGCAAAGAGATATCGATCTTTATAAAAAGCATTTTTCTGCAAACTGCGTTGCATTTGTTAGTCTGGGTTCAACTGAAACCGGAACTGTTCGCCAGTTTATTGTCAATAAAGATACCCAAATCCAGGGTAGCACTGTACCGATTGGCTACCCGATTGAAGATATGGAGATTCTACTGCTTAATGAAGCAGGTGAAGAAGTGGCTTGCGGTGAAGTAGGTGAAATTGCGATCAAGAGTGAATATTTGGCTTTAGGCTATTGGCAAAAACCAGAACTGACAAAAGCTGTATTTCAACTCGATCCAAAAGGAGGAAGCGAACGCATCTATTACACAGGAGACTTAGGACGCTTTCAGCCAGATGGCTGTCTGGTTCACATGGGACGAAAAGACTTTCAGGTGAAAATCAGAGGCTTTAGAATCGAAGTCACTGAAATCGAAATGGCACTTCTTTCTATCGACGCGATCAAAGAAGTCGCAGTTATCGCTCGTGAGGATATACCGGGAGATAAACGCTTAGTAGCCTATATTGTTCTTAACCAAGATTCAACACTTACTAATAGCGAATTGCGGCACTATTTGCTGCCGAAACTACCTGACTATATGGTGCCGAGTGCTTTTGTCTTCTTGGATGCCTTACCATTAACACCTAACAATAAACTAGACCGTCTTGCCCTTAAAGCACCTGATGCTAGCAAACAAGATACGCAAGCGAGTTTTGTTGCTCCTCGCAATGATTTAGAGCGGAGATTGACGCAGATTTGGGAAGAAGTTTTAGGTATGCAACCGATTGGGGTGACGGACAATTTCTTTGATTTGGGAGGGCATTCTTTAGCAGCCATTAGCTTATTCGCGCAAATAGAAAATAAATTTGCCAAAAAACTTCCCCTAGTAACTCTTTTTCAATCAGGGACTGTAGAAGCTCTTGCACAGACGATTCAAGCACTAAGCGCTGATAATCAAACGACATCACAATCAGTAGCTACCACACAGAACAAATCCACAGATACTTGGTCATCCTTAGTAAAAATTCAACCCAACGGTTCTAAACCACTTTTGTTTTGTATCCATCCCCTTGGTGGAGAGATTCTTTGTTACCGCGATTTGGCGCGGTATTTGGGGTCAGATCAACCAGTTTATGGGCTACAACCACAAGGGCTAAATGGAAAGCCTCCCTTAACAAAAGTTGAAGACATGGCATCGCTTTATATTAAAGAAATTCAGACCATTCAGCCCAATGGTCCTTATTATCTAGTAGGGTACTCGTTTGGGGGCATACTTGTTTTTGAAATGGCTCAACAACTTTATCGGCTAGGTCAGGAAGTAGGTCTTCTGGTGATGATTGATACTTGCCGTCCGGGTTATAGCCAGCGATTGCCATTTGCCAAGCGAATTGCCTTGCATTTAGATAATCTTTTACAACTACGACTTGCCTACATTAAGCAAAATGCTGAGGGTTGGAGCCAGTGGGGTAAGTATATGCTTAAACATAAATACAAGCGTTACTTGACTGCTGCGCGTCATTTACTGAATGTTGTGCATCGTTTACCAGAAAATGACAAGCACTTGGAAATTATAGACGCTAACGCTCTAGCTCTGAGCGAATATAGTTTTCAAGTTTACCCAGATAAACTGACTCTTTTGCGGACTGATGATAAAAGTCGGGACGAAGCTGTAGGTATCGAATACGATCCTCAATTTGGTTGGGGGGATTTAATTGTAGGAGGATTAGATATTCATTATGTTCCCGGGTCTCACAATTCCCTACTCTACGAACCTCATGTACAAGTGGTAGCAGAAAAATTAAAGGTTTGCCTAGATAAGGCTTATACCAAGTTTCTTAGTTATTAG
- a CDS encoding sulfate/molybdate ABC transporter ATP-binding protein translates to MGIVVENVSKQFGSFKAVDDVNLEIKSGSLVALLGPSGSGKSTLLRLISGLEMPDSGKIFLTGKDATYQSVQDRNIGFVFQHYALFKHLTVRQNIGFGLQLRKAPKAKIKARVEQLLELVQLSGLGDRYPSQLSGGQRQRVALARALAVEPNVLLLDEPFGALDAKVRKDLRAWLRRLHDEVHVTTVFVTHDQEEAMEVSDEIVVMNKGRVEQVGTPASIYDHPASAFVMSFIGPVNVLPSSSRIFQGNGFDSANPEMFLRPQDVIIETDANGSSVPARVSRLIHLGWEIQVELTLDDGQVVTAHLTRDRFDQLHLEPQQRVYVKPKDAKSFPLYYSI, encoded by the coding sequence GTGGGCATTGTAGTTGAAAACGTATCCAAGCAATTTGGCAGTTTCAAAGCGGTTGATGATGTCAATCTGGAAATTAAAAGTGGCTCTCTTGTCGCTTTGCTTGGACCATCGGGTTCGGGAAAGTCTACGCTGCTGCGGTTAATTTCCGGTTTGGAAATGCCGGATAGTGGCAAAATATTTCTCACTGGTAAGGATGCCACGTATCAAAGCGTGCAAGATAGAAATATTGGGTTTGTATTTCAGCATTATGCTTTGTTCAAGCATTTGACTGTGCGGCAAAATATTGGCTTTGGTTTGCAGCTTCGCAAAGCACCGAAAGCGAAAATAAAAGCGCGGGTAGAGCAGTTGTTGGAGTTGGTGCAATTAAGTGGATTAGGCGATCGCTATCCTTCACAACTTTCTGGTGGTCAACGACAACGGGTAGCATTGGCACGAGCGCTAGCTGTTGAACCGAATGTTTTACTACTTGATGAACCTTTCGGCGCACTTGATGCGAAAGTCCGTAAAGATTTACGCGCATGGTTACGACGCCTCCATGATGAAGTACATGTTACCACAGTTTTCGTCACTCACGACCAAGAAGAAGCGATGGAAGTTTCTGATGAGATTGTGGTGATGAATAAAGGACGTGTGGAACAGGTAGGAACACCAGCGTCCATTTACGATCATCCAGCTTCGGCATTTGTGATGAGCTTTATTGGACCGGTAAACGTGTTGCCGAGTTCTTCGCGGATTTTCCAAGGTAACGGATTTGATTCGGCAAATCCAGAAATGTTTTTACGTCCGCAAGATGTAATTATAGAAACGGATGCTAACGGTTCAAGTGTACCAGCCAGGGTAAGCAGGTTGATACATTTGGGTTGGGAAATTCAGGTAGAATTAACTTTAGATGATGGACAAGTGGTGACAGCGCATTTAACACGCGATCGCTTTGACCAATTGCACTTAGAACCACAACAGCGAGTGTATGTGAAACCGAAGGATGCAAAATCTTTCCCGCTTTATTATTCGATTTGA
- a CDS encoding bifunctional metallophosphatase/5'-nucleotidase, producing the protein MITNERFKKFTILHSNDMHGDFLAEATGIVEGHVIGGMSLLSGYINKVRQEEKNVLFVISGDMLQGSMIDTEYKGISTIEIMNYLAPDVVTLGNHELDYGLPHLLFLEKMANFPIVNANLYIKKYNRRLMNPYLILNVDGFDIMFIGIVTEEALRTLKRDSSIGTFVSLEDAALEVGKICNAYKNDDIDLTIILTHIGFEEDKKLAAMLNPEWGVDMIIGGHSHTFLEQPAQVNNILIAQAGVGTDQIGRFDIVVDDDTNSIVEWKWQLLPVDNNLAQPDPNIEKLIATFKEEVDRKYNRLVGRLARKLTHPKREQETELGNLIADILAQQDDMLDVIFVASGAIRGSELGPLVTLSDLKKVYPYDDILHKFTVSGVHLVKIFAHIMRPENRISGVSEYFQLNQGIKAVYNDALHRVESLTINGESIQEEHQYTICMDGYRYQNSERNLGITHEELGISKVITTSCQDVLEEFFGHHQNINSQIEGRLLYK; encoded by the coding sequence ATGATAACTAACGAGCGATTTAAAAAGTTTACCATCCTACATTCAAATGATATGCATGGAGACTTTTTAGCAGAAGCTACAGGTATAGTAGAAGGTCATGTTATTGGTGGAATGTCCTTGCTTTCTGGATATATAAATAAAGTTCGGCAAGAAGAGAAAAACGTACTCTTCGTCATTTCTGGTGATATGCTCCAAGGCTCTATGATTGATACCGAATACAAAGGTATTTCAACCATAGAAATTATGAATTACCTGGCTCCTGACGTAGTGACTTTGGGTAACCATGAATTAGATTATGGGTTGCCTCACTTACTTTTCCTGGAAAAGATGGCGAATTTTCCTATCGTCAATGCCAATCTATATATTAAAAAATATAACAGACGCTTGATGAATCCTTATCTGATCCTAAATGTAGATGGATTCGATATCATGTTCATCGGAATTGTGACTGAAGAAGCTCTGAGGACATTAAAACGTGATAGTAGTATTGGCACATTTGTCAGCCTTGAAGATGCGGCATTAGAAGTTGGTAAAATTTGTAATGCCTACAAAAATGATGACATTGACCTAACAATTATTCTGACGCACATCGGTTTTGAAGAGGATAAAAAATTAGCAGCAATGCTAAATCCAGAATGGGGTGTGGATATGATAATTGGGGGACACTCCCATACATTTTTAGAACAACCTGCCCAAGTCAACAATATTCTCATCGCACAAGCTGGAGTTGGCACAGACCAGATTGGACGTTTCGATATTGTAGTGGATGACGATACTAACAGCATTGTGGAATGGAAGTGGCAACTTCTGCCTGTGGATAACAATTTGGCACAACCAGATCCCAATATCGAAAAACTGATTGCTACTTTCAAAGAAGAAGTAGACCGCAAGTATAATCGACTGGTTGGACGATTAGCACGTAAACTAACCCATCCTAAGCGTGAACAAGAAACTGAATTGGGTAACTTAATTGCTGATATTCTTGCCCAACAAGATGATATGTTAGATGTGATTTTTGTAGCGAGTGGTGCAATACGTGGATCAGAATTAGGACCTCTAGTTACATTGAGCGATCTAAAAAAGGTTTATCCTTACGACGATATTCTTCATAAGTTTACAGTTAGCGGGGTACATCTGGTCAAGATATTTGCACATATTATGAGACCCGAAAACCGAATATCAGGTGTAAGTGAGTATTTCCAGCTAAATCAAGGTATTAAAGCGGTTTATAATGATGCCCTGCATAGGGTTGAATCTTTAACTATTAATGGAGAATCCATACAAGAGGAGCATCAATACACTATATGTATGGATGGCTATCGTTACCAAAATTCCGAGCGAAATTTAGGTATAACGCATGAAGAGTTAGGCATCTCAAAGGTAATCACAACATCCTGCCAAGATGTCCTGGAAGAATTCTTTGGACATCATCAAAATATTAACAGCCAGATCGAAGGAAGATTGCTATACAAATAA
- a CDS encoding nucleoside hydrolase, whose amino-acid sequence MTILKNQLIPVLVDTDGGVDDALALIMGLNSPQLDIKAITVLAGNIHVDQAANNVLRVLSIVQPNTLPIVAKGCEKPLVKQPFNAAGIHGADGLGELDQFKEADGTARYPKLTIEASTENAIDVILKAAQEYGDSLNIVALGPLTNLATAIQKDAATMKKIGRIIIMGGAVTVPGNITAAAEFNFFVDPDAAQIVIESGIPLTLVGLDVAMKAPLPRQVVEDNLQRRPSKVTQFIADCTGIYMAFYRDNEGFYGCYLHDPLAMAVAINPSLVTTELLYMMVETQGRFTTGLSLADRRDRRDEVTNPPNVDACLDVDTEQFLKLFDQLV is encoded by the coding sequence ATGACAATCCTTAAAAATCAGCTTATCCCGGTGCTTGTGGATACAGACGGAGGTGTTGATGATGCCTTGGCACTGATTATGGGATTGAACTCACCGCAATTAGACATAAAAGCAATTACCGTTTTAGCTGGTAATATCCATGTAGACCAAGCAGCTAATAATGTATTGCGGGTACTGAGTATTGTTCAACCCAATACCTTACCCATTGTTGCTAAAGGCTGTGAAAAACCACTCGTTAAACAGCCGTTTAATGCCGCAGGCATTCATGGTGCAGATGGGCTTGGTGAATTAGATCAATTTAAAGAAGCTGATGGTACAGCCCGCTATCCCAAGCTGACGATTGAAGCATCTACAGAGAATGCGATTGATGTCATTCTTAAGGCAGCCCAAGAGTACGGTGACAGTCTAAATATTGTGGCTTTAGGACCACTAACAAATTTAGCAACAGCAATTCAAAAAGATGCTGCCACGATGAAAAAAATAGGGCGAATTATCATCATGGGTGGGGCTGTTACCGTACCTGGAAATATTACGGCTGCGGCTGAATTTAATTTTTTTGTAGATCCTGATGCGGCACAAATCGTAATTGAATCAGGGATTCCCCTCACTTTAGTGGGTTTGGATGTGGCGATGAAAGCCCCTTTACCGCGCCAAGTTGTTGAAGATAATTTACAGCGCCGTCCTTCAAAAGTCACCCAGTTTATTGCCGATTGCACTGGAATTTATATGGCTTTCTATCGAGATAATGAAGGCTTTTACGGTTGTTATTTACATGATCCTTTGGCGATGGCAGTCGCTATCAATCCGAGTCTAGTAACGACTGAATTACTCTATATGATGGTCGAAACCCAAGGACGATTTACCACTGGGTTATCACTGGCAGATCGGCGCGATCGCCGAGATGAAGTAACCAATCCACCTAATGTAGATGCCTGTTTAGATGTTGATACTGAACAATTTTTAAAGCTGTTCGATCAACTTGTCTGA
- the hisC gene encoding histidinol-phosphate transaminase, protein MNEYFRANIDAMAGYVPGEQPQPNSQIIKLNSNENPYPPSPAVLEVLRNFDAESLRRYPNPFAQEFRRATSEALKVPADWIVVGNGSDEVLNLVIRACAEPGRKVVYPTPTYVLYSTLTQMQSAEIVEIPYTEDYCLPLSELIGANGSVTFIASPNSPSGHVVSTDELRKLASNLSGVLVIDEAYVDFAEENALSLVEEFENVIAIRTLSKGYSLAGLRLGFGIANPQFLSGLYKVKDSYNIDAIACTIGAAAMSDQAYKNACAEKVKRSRTKLAADLKQLNFQVWDSQANFLLVQPKEKNAEYLYQSLKSKGILVRYFPQPGINDKLRITVGTDEQNQVLVETLSKLME, encoded by the coding sequence ATGAACGAATACTTCCGTGCGAATATTGATGCAATGGCTGGTTATGTTCCTGGTGAACAGCCTCAACCTAATAGCCAAATCATCAAACTCAACAGCAACGAAAACCCTTATCCTCCCTCACCGGCAGTGTTGGAGGTGCTGCGTAACTTTGATGCGGAATCGTTGCGACGCTATCCAAATCCGTTTGCACAGGAGTTTCGACGCGCTACAAGTGAAGCTTTGAAAGTTCCTGCTGATTGGATTGTTGTGGGAAATGGCAGTGATGAAGTGTTAAATTTGGTGATTCGCGCTTGTGCAGAACCAGGACGCAAAGTAGTTTATCCTACGCCTACTTACGTATTATATAGTACGCTGACGCAGATGCAATCAGCGGAAATTGTCGAAATTCCCTACACTGAAGACTATTGCTTACCTTTGTCAGAATTGATTGGCGCTAATGGTTCTGTAACATTTATTGCTTCACCTAACAGTCCTTCGGGACATGTGGTTTCAACTGATGAATTGCGGAAATTAGCAAGTAATTTATCTGGGGTTTTGGTGATTGACGAAGCTTATGTAGATTTTGCTGAGGAGAATGCACTCTCTTTGGTTGAAGAATTTGAGAATGTCATCGCAATTCGCACACTTTCTAAGGGATACTCGTTAGCAGGATTGCGCTTGGGGTTTGGGATAGCAAATCCGCAGTTCTTGAGTGGATTGTATAAAGTGAAGGATAGCTATAATATTGATGCGATCGCCTGTACAATTGGGGCAGCGGCGATGAGCGATCAAGCTTATAAAAATGCTTGTGCAGAAAAAGTTAAGCGATCGCGCACAAAGTTAGCAGCAGATTTGAAACAGTTAAATTTTCAGGTATGGGATTCTCAAGCTAACTTTTTGCTGGTACAGCCGAAAGAAAAAAATGCGGAATATCTTTATCAAAGCTTGAAATCAAAGGGAATTTTGGTACGTTATTTCCCGCAACCTGGAATCAATGATAAATTACGGATTACAGTTGGTACTGATGAGCAAAATCAAGTTTTGGTGGAGACGTTGAGTAAGCTAATGGAGTAG
- a CDS encoding SDR family NAD(P)-dependent oxidoreductase, which produces MAGKLDSKVAIITGASSGIGEATAIALFAEKAKVVSTVFPKRCGNKYTKTISALPSLSLGW; this is translated from the coding sequence ATGGCAGGTAAATTAGATTCTAAAGTAGCAATTATCACCGGAGCCTCATCAGGAATTGGTGAAGCCACAGCGATCGCACTCTTCGCAGAAAAGGCAAAAGTGGTGTCAACGGTTTTTCCGAAGCGTTGCGGCAATAAGTATACAAAGACAATATCCGCGTTACCATCGTTGAGCCTGGGATGGTAG
- a CDS encoding DUF981 family protein — protein sequence MFIDYITLMLINMVAGLFLLAYYLYEGIDNPRQKQWIPGFGIVGAIALVTGLHMILTWPVISSFNIAFGETTVLFGALFMATAIALSQGWELLTIAIYGFFVGLVAIVIGSRIISLGLTKQPLISGIGFILTGLGGICAAPTLYWKNRTWRLIGVAVLILAGLIWGFIGYNAYWIHLEAFQKWVPTRMR from the coding sequence GTGTTTATCGATTACATCACGCTAATGCTGATCAACATGGTAGCCGGGTTGTTTTTACTGGCTTACTACTTGTATGAGGGGATAGATAACCCTCGTCAAAAGCAGTGGATTCCCGGTTTTGGAATTGTGGGTGCGATCGCTCTTGTGACTGGTTTGCACATGATCTTGACTTGGCCCGTAATCAGTAGCTTTAATATTGCTTTTGGTGAAACTACCGTTTTATTTGGTGCGTTGTTCATGGCGACGGCGATCGCACTTTCTCAAGGATGGGAACTATTAACAATAGCCATTTACGGTTTTTTCGTTGGTTTAGTGGCGATCGTCATCGGTTCGCGCATTATCAGCTTGGGGCTAACAAAACAACCACTGATATCAGGCATCGGCTTTATTTTAACAGGGTTGGGCGGCATCTGTGCCGCACCAACACTCTATTGGAAAAATCGAACTTGGCGATTAATTGGTGTAGCTGTGCTGATATTAGCCGGTTTGATTTGGGGATTTATTGGCTATAACGCTTATTGGATTCATCTTGAAGCTTTCCAGAAATGGGTTCCCACACGAATGCGTTAA
- a CDS encoding pentapeptide repeat-containing protein: protein MKAEQLLAKYAAGERDFTDVNLSEASLQGVDLSGAILDRAILDGANLTEANLRSCSLTQADLNGANLTNADLTEANLSGATLDGAILEGAILDSANLSQSELTVAKMIEANLSDADLSEANLSAANLDQADLTGADLAVADLSQANLSQADLNQANLNGANLEGANLEGTIFDENQK from the coding sequence ATGAAAGCCGAACAACTTCTGGCAAAATATGCCGCAGGTGAAAGAGATTTTACAGACGTAAATCTGAGTGAAGCTTCTTTGCAAGGAGTGGATCTTAGTGGGGCAATTTTAGATAGAGCCATACTTGATGGTGCGAATTTGACTGAGGCTAATTTACGCTCTTGCAGTTTGACTCAAGCAGACTTGAATGGGGCAAATTTGACAAATGCCGATTTAACTGAAGCTAACTTGAGTGGAGCAACTTTGGATGGTGCAATTTTAGAGGGAGCAATTTTAGATAGTGCTAACCTTAGTCAATCTGAATTGACTGTAGCCAAGATGATTGAAGCAAATTTAAGCGACGCAGATTTGAGCGAGGCAAATCTGAGCGCGGCAAATCTCGATCAAGCTGATTTGACAGGAGCTGATTTAGCTGTTGCAGATTTGAGTCAAGCAAATTTGAGTCAAGCCGATTTGAACCAAGCAAACTTGAATGGGGCAAACTTAGAAGGAGCAAATCTGGAAGGAACTATCTTCGATGAAAATCAAAAATGA
- the chlP gene encoding geranylgeranyl reductase has protein sequence MLSVNVKIGRRPLTLRVAVVGSGPAGSCAAETLAKAGIETYLFERKLDNAKPCGGAIPLCMVSEFDLPPEIIDRRVRKMKMISPSNREVDINLVNEDEYIGMCRREVLDGFLRDRAAKLGANLINATVHKLDFPTNNTDPYTIHYVDHTESGAQGIAKTLKVDLIIGADGANSRIAKEMDAGDYNYAIAFQERIRLPDDKMAYYNDLAEMYVGDDVSTDFYAWVFPKYDHVAVGTGTMQVHKASIKQLQAGIRARAARKLAGGQIIKVEAHPIPEHPRPRRVVGRIALIGDAAGYVTKSSGEGIYFAAKSGRMCAETIVEMSNGGVRIPTEADLKVYLKRWDKKYGLTYKVLDILQNVFYRSDATREAFVEMCGDMDVQRLTFDSYLYKTVVPANPITQLKITAKTIASLLRGNALAP, from the coding sequence ATGCTTTCGGTAAATGTCAAGATTGGGAGAAGACCTTTGACACTACGGGTTGCTGTTGTTGGGTCAGGTCCAGCTGGTTCTTGTGCCGCCGAAACCTTGGCGAAAGCTGGAATTGAAACTTACCTATTTGAGCGCAAGCTAGACAATGCCAAGCCTTGTGGCGGTGCAATTCCCTTGTGCATGGTAAGTGAGTTTGATTTGCCTCCGGAGATTATCGATCGCCGGGTGCGGAAAATGAAGATGATTTCGCCCTCGAACCGTGAGGTCGATATCAATTTAGTAAATGAAGATGAATATATAGGAATGTGCCGGCGCGAAGTGCTGGATGGCTTTTTGCGCGATCGCGCGGCAAAACTCGGCGCAAATTTAATTAATGCCACTGTTCATAAACTCGATTTTCCCACAAACAATACAGACCCGTATACCATCCATTACGTTGACCATACGGAAAGTGGCGCACAGGGTATTGCGAAAACCCTAAAAGTCGATTTAATTATTGGCGCAGATGGAGCAAATTCCCGCATCGCCAAAGAGATGGATGCTGGGGATTATAATTATGCGATCGCTTTCCAAGAGCGCATTCGTCTACCCGACGACAAAATGGCATATTACAACGACCTCGCCGAAATGTACGTTGGCGATGACGTTTCTACCGACTTTTACGCTTGGGTTTTCCCCAAATACGACCACGTAGCCGTCGGTACCGGCACAATGCAGGTTCACAAAGCCAGCATCAAACAATTACAAGCCGGTATCCGCGCTCGCGCTGCCCGAAAACTCGCCGGCGGTCAAATTATCAAAGTCGAAGCACACCCGATTCCCGAACATCCCCGTCCCCGTCGCGTTGTCGGTCGCATCGCTTTAATCGGTGACGCTGCTGGGTACGTTACCAAGTCCTCTGGTGAAGGCATTTACTTTGCCGCAAAATCCGGGCGGATGTGTGCGGAAACGATTGTAGAAATGTCTAACGGCGGTGTCCGTATTCCCACGGAAGCCGACTTGAAAGTTTACTTGAAGCGTTGGGATAAAAAATACGGACTCACCTACAAAGTGTTAGACATCCTGCAAAATGTCTTTTATCGTTCCGACGCTACCCGCGAAGCATTTGTAGAAATGTGCGGTGACATGGATGTGCAGCGGCTAACTTTTGATAGCTATCTGTATAAAACGGTTGTTCCAGCCAACCCGATCACTCAACTCAAAATTACCGCAAAGACTATTGCTAGTCTACTTCGCGGTAACGCCCTCGCGCCCTAA